The following proteins are co-located in the Vibrio azureus genome:
- the lpxM gene encoding lauroyl-Kdo(2)-lipid IV(A) myristoyltransferase (LpxM is lauroyl-Kdo(2)-lipid IV(A) myristoyltransferase, an enzyme characterized in Escherichia coli and involved in biosynthesis of the form of lipid A found in that species and some closely related species.), which translates to MTEQRNDFDPKAYNPVFQRHFLAPKYWLTWLGVILAVPLSLLPFSLQKWLAKIIASKMVKSSKGPIHRIRVNFELCFPEKSFAEREALIEKTLYTAALFFFRFGLLSLRSSKWLQRRCQIRGLDILQKHIDNDEKVILMVPHSWAIDVPAVLLASMGMPVSAMAKKQKNEVADWLMHRQRVQYGGRVYERSGGIKPFLKSIRDGYIGYYLPDQDHGPEHSVFVDFFATRKATLPGLGKIAKLSRAKVLPMFASINSEDGSFDIEILPAFELDKGEEQDARTCNQAIEYFVASKPEQYMWILQLLRSQENGNNYYNLFKPRYDSDWKVQ; encoded by the coding sequence ATGACTGAACAACGTAATGACTTCGATCCTAAGGCCTATAACCCAGTCTTTCAGCGCCATTTCCTTGCGCCCAAATATTGGCTTACTTGGCTTGGGGTGATACTTGCTGTGCCTCTTTCTCTACTGCCTTTTAGCCTGCAAAAATGGCTGGCTAAAATCATCGCCAGCAAAATGGTTAAGTCTTCCAAAGGCCCAATTCATCGAATTAGAGTGAACTTCGAGCTGTGTTTTCCTGAAAAATCATTTGCAGAACGTGAAGCTTTAATTGAAAAGACACTTTACACCGCCGCTTTGTTTTTCTTTCGCTTTGGCTTACTCAGCTTACGTTCGTCTAAGTGGTTGCAGCGACGTTGTCAGATCCGTGGTTTAGACATCCTACAAAAGCACATTGATAACGATGAAAAAGTCATTTTGATGGTGCCACATTCTTGGGCTATTGATGTGCCAGCGGTATTGCTTGCTTCGATGGGCATGCCGGTATCAGCCATGGCAAAGAAACAGAAAAACGAAGTCGCAGATTGGTTGATGCACCGACAACGAGTGCAATATGGCGGCCGCGTTTACGAACGCTCTGGCGGTATTAAACCGTTTTTAAAATCGATTCGCGATGGCTATATTGGCTACTACCTGCCCGATCAGGATCATGGTCCTGAGCACAGTGTGTTTGTCGATTTTTTTGCCACTCGTAAAGCCACCCTGCCTGGCTTAGGTAAAATTGCCAAACTATCGCGCGCTAAAGTGTTGCCTATGTTCGCTTCAATAAATAGCGAAGATGGCTCGTTTGATATCGAAATCTTACCGGCGTTCGAGTTAGACAAAGGTGAAGAACAAGATGCACGTACTTGTAACCAAGCAATTGAGTACTTTGTTGCCAGTAAACCTGAACAATATATGTGGATACT
- the rfaD gene encoding ADP-glyceromanno-heptose 6-epimerase has product MIIVTGGAGMIGSNIVKALNEAGINDILVVDNLKNGKKFKNLVDLDITDYMDRDDFLTQVMAGDDFGPIEAVFHEGACSATTEWDGKYMMLNNYEYSKELLHYCLDREIPFLYASSAATYGETETFIEEREYEGALNVYGYSKQQFDNYVRRLWQDAEQHGEKLSQITGFRYFNVYGPREDHKGSMASVAFHLNNQMNAGENPKLFAGSGHFKRDFVYVGDVAAVNLWFLNHAVSGIFNLGTGNAESFEEIAKAVIQYHGKGEIETIPFPEHLKGAYQEFTQADLTKLRAAGCDVEFKTVAQGVAEYLAIQNG; this is encoded by the coding sequence ATGATCATCGTAACTGGTGGTGCTGGCATGATTGGCAGCAATATTGTTAAAGCACTCAACGAAGCAGGAATTAACGATATTCTGGTGGTTGATAACCTAAAAAACGGTAAAAAGTTTAAAAATCTGGTTGATCTGGATATCACCGATTACATGGATCGTGATGACTTTCTTACACAAGTGATGGCTGGCGATGATTTCGGTCCTATCGAAGCGGTATTTCATGAAGGGGCTTGCTCTGCGACGACCGAGTGGGACGGCAAATACATGATGCTCAATAACTACGAGTATTCAAAAGAGCTGCTGCATTACTGCTTAGACCGTGAAATTCCTTTCCTTTATGCTTCATCTGCTGCCACATATGGCGAAACCGAAACCTTCATTGAAGAACGTGAGTACGAAGGTGCTCTTAACGTTTACGGTTACTCTAAACAGCAGTTCGATAACTACGTACGTCGCTTATGGCAAGATGCCGAGCAACATGGTGAGAAACTGTCGCAAATCACTGGCTTCCGTTACTTTAATGTTTATGGCCCACGTGAAGATCACAAAGGCAGCATGGCCTCTGTTGCTTTCCACCTGAATAACCAAATGAACGCAGGTGAAAATCCAAAACTGTTTGCAGGTAGCGGCCATTTTAAGCGTGACTTTGTTTATGTCGGTGATGTCGCAGCGGTTAACCTATGGTTTTTAAACCATGCAGTATCAGGTATTTTTAATTTAGGCACAGGTAATGCTGAGTCTTTTGAAGAGATTGCCAAAGCGGTGATCCAATACCATGGCAAAGGTGAAATCGAGACCATCCCATTCCCAGAGCACTTAAAAGGTGCTTACCAAGAATTCACTCAAGCCGATCTTACTAAGCTTCGTGCGGCTGGCTGTGACGTCGAGTTCAAAACCGTAGCACAAGGTGTCGCAGAATATCTTGCGATACAAAACGGTTAA
- a CDS encoding YjbH domain-containing protein has product MNLIRTPLSLCLISPALVWAQEMPFEVPPLQPSQMDFGGVGLMQMPTGRMAPEGEFNFAVTGSDEYLFYNVTLQVLPWLETTLRYTLVNDMLYSSDPSFSGKTKYTDKGIDFKVRLLEESHYLPELSVGIRDFAGTGLFDGEYFAATKRYSHPNVGTFDFTLGLGWGYLGTRDNITNPACKASDKYCSRPSDYKGTGGSVDFERWFKGTSALFGGIEYQTLYAPLRFKLEYDSNDYSEDFPVMRGDVNMTPHTPWNIGALYRLGTMGDLRLSYERGDTLVAGISLNTNFNDMPSFWRDTPTPAISQQQPDQLSDVDWQRVTEDLDKIAGYQNTQIYVDGDTVSVVGEQKKYRDRKEAHEKAAAVLTNQMPQEIETFTINERNGGILSNQTVIDKNKYRDFAEVNYLNPSIEDATSNSSAQPQGTPTYDGFERFDWGFSPKLAQTLGNPESFYLFSVGLTGSASYWLTDNLEFGGSLYWDWYNNYDKFNFVTPPDATSVPRVRTMFRAYQNEHPVTMSNLQMTWFQEYGDSVDQQVYAGYLESMFAGVGTEVLYRPQGANWAIGADINLISQRDPQSYFGVYDQKWQQIPEYGRPFEVIDKGFTGFVSGYYFPQWNFLQDLMIQVDVGQFLAGDVGTQINVAKQFKSGVIAGAFASISDLSADEFGEGSFTKGFYVSIPFDIMTVKPSNNRAFFSWQPLTRDGGQKLGRKYSLIELTDERNPWYQRPNASGE; this is encoded by the coding sequence ATGAACCTGATTAGAACCCCTTTATCGCTCTGTTTAATCAGCCCAGCGTTGGTTTGGGCTCAAGAGATGCCTTTTGAAGTGCCGCCACTGCAACCCTCTCAAATGGACTTTGGTGGCGTTGGCTTGATGCAAATGCCAACCGGCCGTATGGCACCGGAAGGTGAATTTAACTTTGCCGTGACGGGCAGTGATGAATACCTGTTTTATAACGTTACTTTACAAGTGCTGCCTTGGCTAGAAACCACACTGCGCTACACCCTAGTTAACGATATGCTTTATAGCAGTGACCCTAGCTTTTCTGGTAAAACGAAATATACCGATAAGGGCATCGACTTTAAGGTTCGCTTATTGGAAGAGTCACACTATTTGCCTGAGTTGTCCGTGGGCATTCGTGATTTTGCCGGTACTGGCTTATTTGATGGTGAATACTTCGCGGCTACCAAGCGCTACTCTCACCCCAATGTCGGTACGTTTGATTTTACCTTGGGTTTAGGTTGGGGCTATTTAGGCACTCGTGACAATATCACTAACCCAGCCTGTAAAGCTTCCGATAAATACTGCTCTCGTCCATCCGACTATAAAGGAACAGGCGGCAGTGTCGATTTTGAACGTTGGTTTAAAGGCACTTCGGCTCTCTTTGGTGGCATTGAATATCAAACCTTATATGCTCCACTGCGTTTTAAGCTTGAATACGACAGTAACGACTATAGCGAAGATTTTCCTGTCATGCGCGGTGACGTTAATATGACACCCCACACGCCATGGAACATCGGTGCACTTTACCGTTTAGGCACCATGGGCGATCTGCGCTTAAGTTATGAGCGCGGGGATACTTTAGTTGCAGGGATTAGCCTCAATACCAACTTTAATGATATGCCATCGTTTTGGCGTGATACCCCAACTCCAGCCATAAGCCAACAGCAACCAGATCAGTTGTCGGATGTTGATTGGCAACGTGTCACAGAAGATCTGGATAAGATTGCAGGCTATCAAAATACCCAAATTTATGTCGATGGTGACACGGTATCTGTCGTCGGTGAACAGAAGAAATACCGCGATCGTAAAGAAGCGCATGAAAAAGCCGCAGCGGTATTAACCAACCAGATGCCTCAAGAGATTGAGACTTTTACCATCAACGAGCGTAATGGCGGTATTTTAAGCAACCAAACCGTGATCGATAAAAACAAGTATCGCGACTTTGCTGAAGTAAATTATCTCAACCCAAGCATTGAAGATGCCACCTCCAACTCAAGTGCACAGCCGCAAGGGACACCCACTTATGATGGCTTTGAGCGTTTTGATTGGGGCTTCTCGCCAAAGTTGGCTCAAACATTGGGTAACCCTGAATCATTCTATTTATTCAGTGTCGGTTTAACTGGCAGCGCTTCCTACTGGCTGACTGATAATCTCGAATTTGGCGGCTCTCTCTACTGGGATTGGTACAACAACTACGATAAATTTAACTTCGTCACTCCACCAGATGCGACTTCGGTTCCTCGCGTGCGTACCATGTTCCGTGCTTACCAAAATGAGCACCCTGTGACCATGTCTAACCTTCAAATGACGTGGTTCCAAGAGTATGGCGATAGCGTTGATCAGCAAGTTTATGCCGGTTATCTCGAGAGTATGTTTGCAGGGGTTGGTACCGAAGTGCTTTACCGTCCACAAGGCGCAAACTGGGCCATCGGTGCCGATATTAACCTGATCTCTCAGCGTGACCCGCAAAGCTACTTCGGTGTCTACGATCAAAAATGGCAGCAAATCCCTGAATACGGCCGCCCATTTGAAGTGATCGATAAAGGCTTTACTGGCTTTGTGTCTGGCTATTACTTCCCGCAATGGAATTTCCTACAAGACTTAATGATCCAAGTCGATGTCGGTCAGTTCTTAGCCGGTGATGTGGGTACTCAGATCAATGTCGCAAAACAGTTTAAGAGTGGTGTCATTGCCGGAGCGTTTGCTTCAATCAGTGATTTATCAGCCGATGAGTTTGGTGAAGGCAGCTTTACCAAAGGATTCTATGTCTCGATTCCATTCGATATTATGACGGTGAAGCCAAGTAATAATCGCGCCTTCTTTAGCTGGCAGCCTCTCACTCGAGATGGTGGTCAAAAGCTAGGACGTAAATACAGCTTGATTGAGCTAACGGATGAACGTAATCCGTGGTATCAACGTCCGAATGCGTCTGGGGAGTAG
- a CDS encoding capsule biosynthesis GfcC family protein: MSKRWLPLSRLAKMMTWASWALFSSALTQVHAQQDIPLQVELIGTQQALQFQQPARLEQVLKQAQAQGMTLQYPLAVTIFDRSPQAEQSSMARKNSVLNQMIQHNLVTHPTYQFIQQSQFAPRVLSGVDIDAIRLDKFANPRLTGLLALSAPAREENVLYLGNLDGLYRVSNLPGIALKAQLDSLASTKELATLPQPPILIYPDGEVVEPHHGRWLTTQYYLPPLTMVYIPFEDYQTSTMDQDIVQLLSQRIPTATKK; the protein is encoded by the coding sequence ATGAGCAAAAGATGGTTACCTTTATCGCGCCTAGCGAAGATGATGACTTGGGCCAGTTGGGCATTGTTCTCTTCTGCGCTAACACAAGTACACGCTCAGCAAGATATTCCCTTACAAGTTGAACTGATTGGCACGCAGCAAGCCTTACAATTTCAGCAACCTGCCCGCCTTGAGCAAGTTTTAAAGCAGGCTCAAGCACAAGGTATGACTTTGCAGTACCCTTTGGCCGTGACGATTTTTGATCGCTCTCCACAAGCTGAGCAAAGCAGCATGGCACGTAAAAATTCGGTGTTGAATCAAATGATTCAGCATAACCTCGTCACTCATCCAACCTATCAGTTTATTCAGCAGAGTCAATTTGCTCCGCGAGTGCTGTCTGGCGTCGATATTGATGCGATTCGTCTAGATAAATTTGCCAATCCACGTTTAACCGGCCTACTGGCCCTGAGCGCTCCAGCACGAGAAGAAAACGTACTTTACTTGGGCAACCTCGATGGCCTTTACCGAGTCAGCAATTTGCCAGGCATCGCTTTAAAAGCGCAACTTGACAGCCTAGCCTCAACAAAAGAGCTCGCGACTCTGCCTCAACCGCCGATTCTGATTTACCCAGATGGAGAAGTGGTAGAGCCTCATCATGGCCGCTGGCTGACCACACAATATTACTTGCCACCACTGACCATGGTGTACATTCCATTTGAGGATTACCAAACCTCAACCATGGATCAAGACATCGTCCAACTGCTTAGTCAGCGTATCCCGACTGCAACGAAGAAATAA
- a CDS encoding YjbF family lipoprotein, which produces MASILPPSWRRLLIVAPLFGLLFGCTQKFNDVSATVQEAYSNYIDVEMSADEINAVPYASAYLKIGDQKQVFVVLAFAEPNPLTGKTQLKWVSADNAMVVTENGHIVKTLGLQAGNLAGVYGDVPSYSTTPTISYALSYDWPEQYRYGFPAQVTRSYQGKQSVETPLNTVQADVYEERVEFPSLSREVHNRYWVNAQGKVIKTRQHLGPSMVPVELTILREYSKS; this is translated from the coding sequence ATGGCCTCCATCCTTCCTCCATCTTGGCGACGCCTGTTGATTGTCGCGCCTCTATTTGGCTTGCTTTTCGGCTGCACACAAAAATTTAATGATGTATCCGCCACCGTTCAAGAAGCTTACAGTAACTATATCGACGTTGAGATGTCCGCCGATGAGATCAACGCCGTGCCTTATGCCAGCGCCTATTTAAAAATTGGCGACCAAAAACAAGTTTTTGTGGTATTAGCGTTTGCTGAACCCAACCCATTAACAGGCAAGACCCAACTTAAATGGGTCAGTGCTGATAACGCCATGGTAGTGACCGAAAATGGGCACATCGTCAAAACTCTCGGTTTACAAGCGGGTAACCTTGCTGGGGTTTATGGTGACGTACCTAGCTACTCAACCACACCAACGATCAGTTACGCCCTTTCTTATGATTGGCCAGAACAATATCGCTATGGCTTCCCTGCTCAGGTGACACGCAGCTATCAAGGCAAACAAAGCGTAGAAACACCCCTTAACACTGTTCAAGCCGACGTCTATGAAGAACGGGTTGAGTTTCCGAGTTTATCCCGCGAAGTACACAACCGTTATTGGGTTAATGCTCAAGGAAAAGTGATTAAAACACGCCAACACTTAGGGCCTTCGATGGTACCTGTCGAATTGACCATTCTAAGAGAGTACAGCAAATCATGA
- a CDS encoding outer membrane beta-barrel protein — MNKQPWLGTLSALCLGLSSFAASADFYAGALISYADAEYRAPTSSTSLGSVELLNPPSPSYKVSDASPLLIQAQAGYFFNDYLALEARYGTSMQRDGGLNVDQLASAYVKMNVPITDRFAMYGLTGYSSVEINQQQNGSIKEQGFSFGVGMHFALSRHNAVVFEFVDSASEENLRLNAFTLGFQHRF, encoded by the coding sequence ATGAATAAACAACCATGGTTAGGGACGCTGAGTGCACTCTGTTTAGGGCTCAGTTCGTTTGCAGCATCGGCGGATTTCTACGCTGGGGCATTAATCAGTTATGCTGATGCAGAATACCGTGCTCCTACATCATCGACCTCTTTAGGATCGGTTGAGCTACTTAACCCGCCATCACCTTCATACAAGGTGAGTGATGCCAGCCCATTACTGATTCAAGCTCAAGCTGGGTACTTTTTTAATGACTACTTGGCACTTGAGGCACGTTATGGCACATCGATGCAAAGAGACGGCGGCTTAAATGTTGATCAACTGGCCAGTGCATATGTCAAAATGAATGTTCCTATCACAGATCGCTTTGCCATGTATGGTCTTACTGGCTATTCCAGCGTTGAGATCAATCAGCAACAAAATGGCTCTATTAAAGAGCAGGGTTTTAGCTTTGGCGTCGGGATGCATTTTGCGTTAAGCCGACACAACGCCGTCGTGTTTGAGTTTGTAGACAGTGCATCAGAAGAAAACTTGCGCCTTAATGCCTTTACCTTAGGCTTTCAGCACCGTTTTTAA
- a CDS encoding four helix bundle protein, translated as MRQLGFEKLDVWKRSCRLSCDVYKELESCKNFGFKDQLTRSALSIASNIAEGEERETANESARFLYIAKGSAGEAITQLYIGIEAGFLDKQKALVLISETKEISAMLAALIKRRKGSVREPKAKYQSYKDSRH; from the coding sequence ATGCGACAACTGGGGTTTGAAAAACTAGATGTTTGGAAGCGAAGTTGTCGTTTATCTTGTGACGTTTACAAAGAGCTAGAAAGTTGTAAAAACTTTGGCTTTAAAGACCAATTAACAAGAAGTGCTCTCTCAATTGCTTCTAACATCGCTGAGGGTGAAGAGCGTGAAACGGCCAATGAGTCTGCAAGGTTTCTTTACATTGCAAAAGGATCGGCGGGTGAAGCGATTACCCAACTTTATATTGGGATAGAAGCGGGATTTCTTGATAAGCAAAAAGCGCTCGTTCTAATAAGCGAAACCAAAGAAATCTCAGCCATGCTTGCAGCACTTATCAAGCGAAGAAAAGGCTCAGTAAGAGAACCTAAAGCAAAATACCAAAGTTATAAGGACTCTAGGCACTAG
- a CDS encoding Wzz/FepE/Etk N-terminal domain-containing protein, whose amino-acid sequence MEPKKEHQQNYLPYPPHAQQPADDEIDLRELFKALWKGKWIILITTAIFAIGSVLYALSLPNIYKADALLAPAESSNGGGLSQMAGQLGGLAAMAGINLGGGESSKTDLAVQVLKSRQFIDAFITKHDLLVPLMAAKDWDLANNQLIIDEELYNPESDKWLREAKGLRGAEPSAQEAFEEFNKDVLLINQDKESGLFTLSVKHYSPYIAQQWVNWLIEDINKVMRERTIAETSQNLAYLNTQLEKTAVADMQSTFYKLIEEQTKSLMLAEVQEEFIFKVVDPAVVPELKEGPKRALICILGTLVGGMLAIVIVLAHFVFRKEDTEDPEL is encoded by the coding sequence ATGGAACCAAAAAAAGAACACCAACAGAATTATTTACCTTACCCGCCGCATGCTCAACAGCCAGCAGATGACGAAATCGATCTGCGCGAACTGTTTAAAGCCTTGTGGAAAGGGAAGTGGATTATCCTTATTACCACTGCCATTTTCGCCATTGGTTCGGTGTTGTACGCGTTAAGCTTGCCCAATATCTATAAAGCAGACGCATTACTAGCGCCGGCGGAAAGCTCGAATGGTGGTGGCTTGTCACAAATGGCAGGACAACTTGGTGGCCTAGCTGCAATGGCGGGGATCAACCTTGGTGGTGGTGAATCATCAAAAACCGATCTAGCGGTTCAAGTGCTCAAGTCGCGCCAATTTATCGATGCGTTTATTACCAAGCACGACTTATTGGTGCCATTAATGGCGGCTAAAGACTGGGACCTAGCCAATAACCAGTTAATCATCGACGAAGAGCTTTACAATCCAGAATCGGACAAGTGGCTTAGAGAAGCAAAAGGCTTACGTGGCGCCGAACCAAGCGCTCAGGAAGCGTTTGAAGAATTTAATAAAGACGTTTTATTGATCAACCAAGATAAAGAGAGTGGTTTATTTACATTGTCAGTAAAACACTATTCTCCTTACATTGCTCAGCAGTGGGTGAATTGGCTAATCGAAGACATCAACAAAGTGATGCGTGAGCGCACCATCGCGGAAACCTCTCAAAATCTTGCCTACCTCAATACTCAATTAGAAAAAACCGCTGTTGCTGATATGCAAAGCACTTTTTATAAGTTAATTGAAGAGCAAACCAAAAGCTTGATGTTAGCTGAAGTACAAGAAGAATTCATATTCAAAGTAGTGGACCCTGCAGTGGTGCCAGAATTGAAAGAAGGCCCGAAAAGAGCACTGATTTGCATACTAGGTACCTTAGTTGGAGGAATGCTTGCTATTGTTATTGTTCTAGCGCACTTTGTATTTCGCAAAGAAGATACGGAAGACCCAGAACTTTGA
- the kdsA gene encoding 3-deoxy-8-phosphooctulonate synthase, with protein MNEVDMFLIAGPCVIESEGLVVDTFGKLKEITDKLGIEYIAKSSFTKANRSSAKAFTGPGINDGLKILQKAREQLGVKIITDVHEDTPLDEVASVVDVLQTPAFLVRQTGFIQRVASMGKPVNIKKGQWMHPAEMAPVVEKCRAVGNEDIWLCDRGTSFGFGQLINYMPGLTIMKETGCKVVMDATHSVQMPGVLNGSTGGNRYHVPAIARAAVAVGIDGLFIETHPDPNNALCDGPNMLPLKHMEELLETLLEIDEVVHRRPFIESKLA; from the coding sequence ATAAATGAGGTTGATATGTTTTTGATTGCAGGGCCTTGTGTTATTGAGTCTGAAGGGCTAGTAGTAGACACATTTGGTAAATTAAAAGAAATAACAGATAAACTTGGTATTGAATATATTGCAAAGTCATCATTTACAAAAGCAAATCGCTCTTCTGCGAAAGCATTTACAGGACCTGGAATTAACGATGGTTTGAAAATACTTCAAAAAGCGAGAGAACAATTAGGTGTAAAAATTATTACTGATGTCCATGAAGACACCCCTTTAGATGAGGTTGCATCTGTCGTAGATGTACTCCAAACCCCTGCTTTTTTAGTACGACAAACGGGTTTTATTCAAAGGGTCGCTTCTATGGGGAAGCCTGTAAATATTAAAAAAGGTCAATGGATGCACCCTGCTGAAATGGCTCCAGTGGTTGAAAAATGTCGTGCAGTTGGCAATGAGGATATTTGGTTATGTGACCGAGGTACGAGCTTTGGTTTTGGCCAGCTCATTAACTATATGCCTGGATTAACCATTATGAAGGAAACGGGATGTAAAGTTGTAATGGATGCGACACATAGTGTTCAAATGCCAGGGGTATTGAATGGTTCAACAGGTGGCAATCGTTATCATGTTCCTGCTATAGCAAGAGCTGCTGTGGCAGTAGGTATCGATGGCTTATTCATTGAAACTCACCCTGACCCTAATAATGCTCTATGCGATGGCCCTAATATGTTACCTTTAAAACATATGGAAGAGCTCCTTGAAACTCTTTTAGAGATTGATGAGGTAGTTCATCGCCGTCCTTTTATTGAATCAAAATTAGCTTGA
- the kdsB gene encoding 3-deoxy-manno-octulosonate cytidylyltransferase: protein MKVVIPARFGSTRLPGKPLLPLCGKPIFWHVFQRANEAGIPTKDIVVATDDERIYSEAVELGIPCIMTAIEHVSGTDRLNEVASRLKWTDETVIINIQGDEPLIPSQLIQCLIKFTNKMPSFDITTVVSPIRTIDDLINPNVVKVAIGENGRAVYFSRSAIPFNREEPTSIEYAYRHIGIYAYSVRSLRQFCKYPESDLETMEKLEQLRALSNGLSIGATIFEQSPPHGIDTEKDYINIKLIMEKENVSN, encoded by the coding sequence ATGAAAGTTGTGATACCTGCTAGGTTTGGTTCTACTCGTCTCCCAGGTAAACCGTTGCTCCCATTGTGCGGTAAACCAATTTTCTGGCATGTATTCCAACGAGCTAATGAGGCAGGAATACCAACTAAAGATATTGTAGTAGCGACAGATGATGAGCGTATATACTCAGAAGCGGTCGAGTTGGGGATTCCTTGTATTATGACTGCAATTGAGCATGTTAGTGGAACAGATAGATTAAATGAAGTTGCGAGTAGGCTTAAGTGGACTGATGAAACAGTTATCATAAATATTCAAGGAGATGAACCACTAATTCCTAGTCAACTGATACAATGCCTTATTAAATTCACTAATAAGATGCCATCTTTTGATATTACTACTGTAGTTTCTCCTATTCGAACTATTGACGACTTGATAAACCCTAATGTTGTTAAAGTCGCGATTGGTGAGAATGGTCGAGCGGTTTATTTTTCTCGCTCAGCGATCCCTTTTAACCGCGAAGAACCGACATCAATTGAATATGCATATAGGCATATAGGCATATACGCATACTCAGTAAGGAGTCTTCGACAATTTTGTAAATACCCAGAGTCTGATCTAGAAACTATGGAAAAGCTGGAACAGTTACGTGCATTGAGCAATGGTCTATCGATCGGTGCAACGATATTTGAACAGTCTCCACCACACGGTATTGATACTGAAAAAGATTACATTAATATTAAATTAATAATGGAAAAAGAAAATGTCAGTAATTGA
- a CDS encoding KpsF/GutQ family sugar-phosphate isomerase — protein sequence MSVIERAREVINTEICGLEFMATQLGQSFEVAVNAILTTKGRVIICGMGKSGIIGKKISASFASTGTASFYMHPGEAFHGDLGMVKSEDIFIAISNSGETEEVLKLLPFLSDNGNFLIAMTGRPDSTLAKNSHCHLDISVPKEACFLQLAPTSSTTATLVMGDALTVALMEERNFRPENFARFHPGGSLGKRLLSRVKNEMSPLPLPLVESYTIFQDVVNTVSQGMLGLCIVQSGPELGIITDGDIRRAMEKHGRSVFDLTANCMASYSPYSVEPSEMMGTALELMDNKGISSLLVKEAGKLVGILKK from the coding sequence ATGTCAGTAATTGAACGAGCTAGGGAAGTTATTAACACAGAAATTTGCGGTCTAGAATTTATGGCTACGCAGTTAGGCCAGTCATTTGAAGTGGCTGTTAATGCCATTTTAACCACTAAGGGACGTGTTATTATTTGTGGTATGGGTAAATCTGGTATTATCGGAAAGAAAATATCCGCTTCGTTTGCGAGCACCGGAACAGCAAGTTTCTACATGCACCCTGGTGAGGCATTTCATGGTGATTTAGGTATGGTAAAGTCAGAGGATATTTTTATTGCTATCTCTAATTCAGGAGAAACGGAAGAAGTTCTGAAACTGCTCCCTTTTTTGAGCGATAATGGCAACTTTCTTATCGCGATGACTGGCCGTCCTGATTCTACATTAGCGAAGAATTCTCACTGTCATTTAGATATCTCAGTACCCAAAGAGGCTTGCTTTCTTCAGTTAGCCCCTACGTCATCAACAACTGCTACACTTGTTATGGGGGATGCTTTAACCGTTGCTTTAATGGAAGAACGAAACTTTAGACCAGAAAACTTTGCGAGATTCCACCCTGGCGGATCTCTAGGAAAGAGACTTTTAAGCAGAGTTAAAAATGAGATGAGCCCTCTACCTTTGCCTTTAGTCGAAAGCTACACAATTTTTCAGGACGTTGTAAATACGGTATCACAAGGTATGCTAGGTTTATGTATCGTTCAAAGCGGACCTGAATTAGGTATAATTACAGATGGCGACATAAGAAGAGCAATGGAAAAACATGGTCGAAGTGTCTTCGATTTAACTGCAAATTGTATGGCATCTTATTCACCGTACAGTGTTGAGCCATCAGAAATGATGGGTACAGCTTTGGAATTAATGGATAATAAAGGAATAAGCAGTCTGTTGGTAAAAGAAGCTGGTAAACTTGTTGGAATTTTAAAGAAATGA